A genomic region of Neochlamydia sp. AcF84 contains the following coding sequences:
- a CDS encoding ribose-phosphate pyrophosphokinase: protein MIPTAPNFVVFAGTSHPELSKEVAKDLKVKLGKISIQRFPDQEIFLEVLEDVSNKDVYVIQSLAFAPNEYLMELLIMVDALKRASARRITAVIPYYGYCRQDRQDKPQVPITAKLVADLLQKAGVACIIAADLHAGQVQGFFDIPVINLQCMPLLVKAFRKFETDKLVVVTPDVGSIKLGRDYANHLNVGFAVVNKQRLKAGEVEALQVIGDVKGKDVLLADDMCSTGETLTSAAKACREKGAKRIWASMTHGLFVGEALPLINQSCIEALITTNTVPFQGLAEKTTKNVHVASAAPLFARAILNLAT, encoded by the coding sequence ATGATACCCACAGCTCCTAACTTTGTAGTCTTTGCTGGTACTTCTCATCCTGAACTATCCAAGGAAGTAGCAAAAGACTTAAAAGTTAAGCTAGGTAAGATTAGCATTCAACGTTTTCCTGACCAGGAAATTTTTCTGGAAGTTTTGGAGGATGTTAGCAATAAAGATGTGTATGTCATCCAGTCATTAGCTTTTGCGCCCAATGAGTATTTAATGGAGCTCTTGATTATGGTAGACGCGCTGAAAAGAGCTTCAGCACGCCGCATCACAGCCGTTATTCCTTATTATGGGTATTGCCGGCAAGATCGTCAGGATAAGCCGCAGGTGCCTATTACTGCTAAGCTTGTCGCCGATCTTTTGCAAAAAGCGGGTGTTGCTTGCATAATTGCTGCAGATTTGCATGCAGGCCAAGTGCAGGGGTTTTTTGATATCCCTGTAATCAACCTCCAGTGCATGCCTCTTTTAGTAAAAGCTTTCAGAAAATTTGAGACTGATAAGTTAGTTGTTGTAACACCCGATGTGGGTAGCATCAAATTAGGGCGTGATTATGCTAATCATCTAAATGTTGGGTTTGCTGTTGTTAATAAACAAAGACTTAAAGCTGGTGAAGTGGAAGCTTTACAAGTGATAGGTGATGTTAAAGGAAAAGATGTACTTCTCGCTGATGATATGTGCTCCACAGGAGAAACATTAACATCAGCTGCGAAAGCGTGCCGAGAGAAGGGTGCTAAAAGAATTTGGGCGTCTATGACGCATGGTTTGTTTGTAGGGGAAGCTCTACCGCTTATCAACCAAAGTTGTATTGAAGCACTGATAACGACAAATACTGTCCCCTTCCAGGGTCTTGCAGAAAAAACCACAAAAAATGTGCATGTTGCCTCTGCAGCGCCTCTCTTTGCTCGAGCTATACTAAATCTCGCTACTTAA
- a CDS encoding 50S ribosomal protein L25/general stress protein Ctc, which yields MKLNVTKRTAGKKSSSKQLRRAGQVPAIIYKRGNEQADNIALNISEFNALGRQVQPGRLSTNIFTLVDENGQERRALLKEIQYHVTRYDVLHLDFEELVDDVQVNVKVPIECTGVVDCVGIKLGGVLRQVIRYLKVRCLPKDIPSAFVLDIKNMNQRETRRLVDLNIPESIRPLADLNEVAVAIVKR from the coding sequence ATGAAGCTAAACGTTACTAAAAGAACTGCAGGAAAGAAGAGTAGCTCCAAGCAACTTCGCCGTGCAGGTCAAGTTCCTGCTATTATTTATAAGCGTGGAAATGAACAAGCAGACAATATAGCGCTGAACATCAGCGAGTTTAATGCTCTCGGTCGACAAGTTCAACCAGGACGGCTATCAACAAATATTTTTACCTTGGTAGATGAAAACGGCCAAGAACGACGCGCATTGCTCAAAGAGATCCAATATCATGTAACCAGATATGATGTGCTTCATCTGGATTTTGAAGAATTGGTAGACGATGTACAAGTCAATGTAAAAGTGCCTATTGAATGCACAGGGGTAGTAGATTGCGTAGGCATTAAATTAGGGGGCGTCTTACGTCAAGTCATTCGCTACTTAAAAGTACGCTGCTTGCCCAAAGATATACCTTCCGCTTTTGTTTTAGATATAAAGAATATGAATCAGCGAGAAACTCGTCGCTTGGTCGATTTGAATATCCCTGAAAGCATTAGACCTTTGGCTGATCTTAACGAAGTGGCAGTAGCTATAGTTAAACGTTAA